One window of the Pseudomonas lurida genome contains the following:
- the dnaX gene encoding DNA polymerase III subunit gamma/tau, with product MSYQVLARKWRPRSFREMVGQTHVLKALINALDSQRLHHAYLFTGTRGVGKTTIARIIAKCLNCETGITSTPCGTCSVCKEIDEGRFVDLIEIDAASRTKVEDTRELLDNVQYAPSRGRFKVYLIDEVHMLSSHSFNALLKTLEEPPPYVKFILATTDPQKLPATILSRCLQFSLKNMTPERVVEHLTHVLGVENVPFEDDALWLLGRAADGSMRDAMSLTDQAIAFGEGKVMAADVRAMLGTLDHGQVFDVLHALIEGDAKALLEAVRHLSEQGPDWNGVLSEILNVLHRVAIAQALPEGVDNGHGDRDRVLALAQALPAEDVQFYYQMGLIGRRDLPLAPDPRGGFEMVLLRMLAFRPADAPDAPRQPLKPVGISQATVDSAKPVAGAAVAAPVAAAPTPVAALAEPEPVAAAPVVEPEPASEPEPVVDLPWNDPVEADVDVELAPAVEPVLETSGEQPELTPMPTPTPDSVVPDAPEWVSAPVPEPTVAQVEAATPGIDLDDEPPLDEDYIEPDMDSAYSYLDDLASEHTAEPAPEPEAEPAAAPATGLALQWLELFPKLPISGMTGSIAANCTLISIEGDHWLLHLDPAHSALFNATQQRRLNDALNQYHERPLTITIELIKPEQETPAQAATRRRINRQREAEDSIQGDPLIQQMMQQFGAVVRHDTIEPVEAPVPQAS from the coding sequence ATGAGTTATCAGGTTCTTGCACGTAAATGGCGTCCGCGCTCGTTCCGCGAAATGGTCGGCCAGACCCATGTGCTCAAGGCTCTGATCAATGCCTTGGACAGCCAACGGCTGCACCATGCCTACCTGTTCACCGGTACCCGGGGCGTGGGCAAGACCACCATTGCGCGCATCATCGCCAAATGCCTGAACTGTGAAACCGGTATCACGTCGACGCCGTGCGGCACCTGCTCGGTGTGCAAGGAAATCGACGAAGGGCGCTTTGTCGACCTGATCGAAATCGACGCCGCGAGCCGTACCAAGGTCGAAGACACTCGCGAGCTGCTCGACAACGTGCAATACGCGCCCAGCCGTGGCCGCTTCAAGGTCTACCTGATCGACGAAGTGCACATGTTGTCGAGCCATTCCTTCAACGCCTTGTTGAAAACCCTGGAAGAGCCGCCGCCCTACGTCAAATTCATCCTGGCCACCACTGACCCGCAGAAACTTCCTGCAACGATTCTGTCGCGGTGCCTGCAGTTTTCCCTGAAAAACATGACCCCCGAGCGGGTTGTCGAGCATTTGACCCACGTGCTGGGTGTCGAGAACGTACCGTTCGAAGACGACGCACTGTGGTTGCTCGGCCGCGCCGCCGATGGCTCGATGCGTGATGCCATGAGCCTCACCGACCAGGCCATCGCCTTTGGTGAAGGCAAGGTCATGGCCGCCGACGTGCGCGCCATGCTCGGGACCCTGGACCACGGCCAGGTGTTCGACGTGTTGCACGCGCTGATCGAAGGCGACGCCAAGGCGTTGCTTGAAGCCGTGCGTCACCTGTCGGAGCAAGGCCCGGACTGGAATGGCGTGCTCTCGGAAATCCTCAATGTGCTGCACCGCGTTGCTATCGCCCAGGCCCTGCCTGAAGGGGTCGACAACGGCCATGGCGACCGCGACCGCGTGCTGGCCCTGGCGCAGGCGTTGCCGGCCGAAGATGTGCAGTTCTACTACCAGATGGGCCTGATTGGTCGCCGCGACCTGCCCCTGGCGCCCGACCCGCGCGGGGGCTTCGAAATGGTGCTGCTGCGAATGCTGGCCTTCCGGCCCGCCGACGCGCCCGATGCGCCGAGACAGCCGCTAAAGCCAGTGGGGATCAGCCAGGCCACAGTTGATTCCGCCAAACCAGTGGCTGGCGCGGCAGTGGCTGCGCCAGTGGCGGCTGCGCCGACGCCTGTCGCTGCGCTGGCTGAGCCTGAGCCTGTCGCTGCTGCGCCAGTGGTCGAGCCTGAGCCAGCGAGTGAGCCTGAGCCGGTCGTCGACCTGCCCTGGAATGATCCGGTAGAGGCGGACGTCGACGTCGAGTTGGCGCCGGCCGTGGAGCCTGTGCTGGAAACCAGCGGTGAGCAGCCCGAACTGACGCCGATGCCCACGCCGACCCCGGACAGCGTAGTGCCGGATGCTCCCGAGTGGGTGTCTGCACCGGTTCCCGAGCCCACCGTGGCTCAGGTGGAAGCCGCCACGCCGGGTATCGACCTCGACGACGAACCGCCGCTGGACGAAGACTACATCGAGCCGGACATGGATTCCGCCTACAGCTACCTGGACGACCTGGCCAGCGAACACACCGCCGAACCGGCCCCCGAGCCCGAGGCGGAACCCGCTGCAGCCCCGGCCACCGGCCTGGCCCTGCAATGGCTGGAGCTGTTCCCCAAATTGCCGATTTCCGGCATGACCGGCAGCATCGCCGCCAACTGCACACTGATCTCCATCGAGGGCGACCACTGGCTGTTGCACCTGGACCCGGCCCACAGCGCCCTGTTCAACGCCACCCAGCAGCGCCGCCTCAACGATGCGCTTAACCAGTACCATGAGCGCCCGCTGACCATCACCATCGAGCTGATCAAGCCCGAGCAGGAAACCCCGGCCCAGGCCGCGACCCGTCGACGTATCAACCGTCAGCGTGAGGCCGAGGATTCGATCCAGGGTGATCCGCTCATCCAGCAAATGATGCAACAGTTCGGTGCGGTCGTCCGTCACGATACTATTGAACCTGTCGAAGCCCCGGTGCCCCAGGCGTCATGA
- a CDS encoding substrate-binding periplasmic protein codes for MRVVLGALWMITAACLAAPAPLRFSVSDSWAMPMVQLEDGRPTQGILYDLMLSLATQVGRPAQFHVLARARIAGAMQHGDIDVRCYVTQAWVDNLSGDYTWSLPLMVQRNLLVSTHIPPQPVQVGKLAPQAIGTVLNYRYATLEPLFASGQLSRDDARSEEQVLHKLVAGRFKFAVTNEWILDRFNQRMPVGKRLHKVAVIDEQNLGCTVRNDPDVPVQQILRTLLRMKMSGEIDQIIQLYTGETPDRN; via the coding sequence ATGCGCGTAGTCCTGGGCGCTTTATGGATGATCACCGCGGCTTGCCTCGCAGCGCCTGCACCGTTGCGCTTCTCGGTTTCCGACAGCTGGGCCATGCCCATGGTGCAACTGGAAGACGGCCGGCCTACCCAGGGTATTTTGTATGACCTGATGTTGAGCCTGGCCACCCAGGTCGGTCGACCCGCGCAATTCCATGTACTGGCGCGGGCGCGTATCGCGGGCGCCATGCAGCACGGCGACATCGATGTGCGCTGTTATGTCACCCAGGCCTGGGTCGACAACCTGTCCGGTGATTACACCTGGAGCCTTCCCTTGATGGTGCAGCGCAACCTGTTGGTCAGCACCCACATTCCCCCGCAGCCGGTGCAGGTCGGCAAACTGGCACCACAAGCCATCGGCACGGTGCTCAATTACCGCTATGCCACCCTCGAACCGCTGTTTGCCAGCGGCCAACTCAGCCGCGACGATGCCCGCAGCGAAGAGCAGGTGCTGCACAAACTGGTGGCTGGGCGCTTCAAGTTTGCCGTGACCAATGAATGGATCCTCGACCGCTTCAACCAGCGGATGCCAGTGGGCAAACGGCTGCACAAGGTCGCGGTGATCGATGAGCAGAACCTCGGCTGCACCGTGCGCAATGACCCGGACGTGCCGGTGCAGCAAATCCTGCGCACCTTGCTGCGGATGAAGATGTCGGGCGAAATCGACCAGATCATCCAGCTCTACACCGGTGAGACTCCTGACAGGAACTGA
- a CDS encoding VOC family protein, with protein sequence MNTVAHYFLLYVDSPATSANFYSRLLDKPPVELNPTFALFILDNGVKLGLWSRHTVQPAARFTGGGGEVGVSLANQAAVDALHDQWVERGATIIQSPTTLDFGYTFVAQDLDGHRLRAFCLSD encoded by the coding sequence ATGAACACCGTCGCCCATTACTTCCTGCTGTATGTGGACAGCCCGGCCACCAGTGCCAACTTCTATAGCCGCCTGCTGGACAAGCCGCCGGTGGAGCTCAACCCGACCTTCGCCCTGTTCATTCTCGATAATGGGGTAAAGCTGGGGCTGTGGTCGCGCCATACCGTGCAGCCAGCGGCCCGGTTCACGGGCGGTGGCGGTGAAGTGGGGGTGTCCCTGGCCAACCAGGCCGCCGTGGATGCCTTGCACGACCAATGGGTCGAGCGCGGCGCGACAATCATCCAGTCACCGACCACCCTGGACTTCGGCTACACCTTTGTCGCCCAAGACCTCGATGGCCACCGGTTGCGCGCATTCTGCCTGAGTGACTGA
- a CDS encoding DMT family transporter codes for MNTPSPLKLTLVIASVILCWAYSPIGVHMGLHSYGPGQLALLRFLIASVFMAGVALVLGIGRPRLRDLPWLLVLSFFGVFLHHTSLNYGQQFVTAAASSVLAQSAPLFSGLIAFFCLKERVSLWRWSCVLLGLLGVLVVIWGDHAVGDIDPRGLLILLAAVSWSLYFAIQKHYAHRYSPLTMACYMVWAGTLMLCVNLPGLPAAVMQAPLSENLAVLVLGIFPSALAYLAWGYVLKHVEVSRASVAMYLIPPVAMTMAATLLGEHIALQVALGGVIVLASVAAISLEGRWRSVTQAECAQPVAIEVLGDKGVAEVQGGR; via the coding sequence ATGAATACCCCGTCACCCCTGAAGCTTACGCTAGTCATCGCCAGCGTCATCCTCTGTTGGGCCTATTCGCCGATTGGCGTGCACATGGGGCTGCACAGCTACGGCCCCGGCCAGCTTGCGTTGCTGCGGTTTCTGATCGCCTCGGTGTTCATGGCCGGCGTGGCACTGGTGCTGGGCATCGGCCGGCCACGTCTGCGGGATTTGCCGTGGCTGCTGGTGCTGAGTTTTTTCGGCGTGTTCCTGCACCACACCAGCCTTAATTACGGCCAGCAATTCGTGACGGCGGCGGCGTCCAGCGTGCTGGCGCAATCGGCGCCGCTGTTCAGCGGGCTGATCGCGTTTTTCTGCTTGAAGGAGCGGGTCAGCCTGTGGCGCTGGAGCTGCGTGTTGCTGGGGTTGCTCGGCGTACTGGTGGTGATCTGGGGCGATCACGCCGTGGGTGACATCGACCCGCGCGGCTTACTGATCCTGCTGGCGGCGGTGTCCTGGAGCCTGTATTTCGCCATCCAGAAACACTATGCCCATCGCTACAGCCCGCTGACGATGGCGTGCTACATGGTGTGGGCGGGCACCTTGATGCTGTGCGTGAACCTGCCGGGCCTGCCCGCCGCCGTGATGCAGGCGCCTTTGTCGGAGAACCTCGCGGTGCTGGTGCTCGGGATTTTCCCCAGCGCCCTGGCCTACTTGGCCTGGGGGTATGTGTTGAAACACGTCGAGGTCAGCCGCGCGTCGGTGGCGATGTACCTGATCCCGCCGGTGGCGATGACGATGGCGGCGACACTGCTGGGCGAGCACATCGCCCTGCAAGTGGCACTGGGCGGCGTAATCGTGTTGGCCAGCGTCGCCGCCATCAGCCTGGAAGGGCGCTGGCGGTCAGTCACTCAGGCAGAATGCGCGCAACCGGTGGCCATCGAGGTCTTGGGCGACAAAGGTGTAGCCGAAGTCCAGGGTGGTCGGTGA
- a CDS encoding LysR family transcriptional regulator, translating to MELAQLKMVRAVAQTGSVAQAAVQLHCVPSNITTRIKLLENELGTPLFIRAGRGLAISAAGEIFLEYCERILALVDESKRAVDANAIPRGTLRIGAVESSASGRLPPLLAEYHRRYPDVSLELVTGAWGELLDDLQHHRLDVALVAAGNKRAKLEHSVVYSERLVLIASASSEPIHSAEDLAGRTLLVWPPGCPYRAALENWVKPHAFKPTIASYASWGTIIGCVSAGIGVALAPEGILARYEQANQLASYRFEELQAVDNLLFWHKDTQRHLARDAFAGLLRETFGG from the coding sequence ATGGAACTGGCCCAACTGAAAATGGTGCGAGCCGTGGCACAAACCGGCAGCGTGGCCCAGGCCGCCGTGCAATTGCATTGCGTGCCGTCCAACATCACCACGCGTATCAAGCTGCTGGAAAACGAGTTGGGCACACCGCTGTTTATCCGCGCCGGGCGTGGGCTGGCGATCAGTGCTGCCGGTGAGATCTTCCTGGAATACTGCGAACGCATTCTGGCGTTGGTGGACGAGTCCAAGCGCGCCGTGGACGCCAACGCCATTCCCCGTGGCACCCTGCGTATCGGCGCAGTGGAGTCCAGCGCCAGCGGGCGCCTGCCGCCGCTGCTGGCGGAATATCACCGGCGCTACCCGGATGTCAGCCTGGAACTGGTGACCGGCGCCTGGGGCGAACTGCTCGACGATCTGCAACACCACCGCCTGGACGTGGCGCTGGTGGCTGCCGGCAACAAACGCGCGAAGCTCGAACACAGCGTGGTCTACAGCGAACGCCTGGTGCTGATCGCCAGCGCCTCGAGCGAACCTATCCATAGCGCCGAAGACCTGGCCGGCCGCACCCTGCTGGTATGGCCACCCGGCTGCCCCTACCGGGCGGCGCTGGAGAATTGGGTCAAGCCCCACGCCTTCAAGCCGACCATTGCCAGCTATGCCAGCTGGGGCACGATCATCGGTTGTGTCAGTGCGGGGATCGGCGTGGCGCTGGCGCCGGAAGGCATCCTGGCCCGCTATGAACAGGCCAATCAGCTGGCGTCGTACCGCTTTGAGGAACTGCAGGCGGTGGACAACCTGCTGTTCTGGCACAAGGACACGCAACGGCACCTGGCGCGGGATGCGTTTGCCGGATTACTGCGCGAAACATTCGGTGGATGA
- a CDS encoding N-acetylmuramidase family protein, with protein sequence MKSLQGLPRLISASVGAPGKARNLPADVQCIQYLFNLIIPKLGFPLAENGKCDGQLVQCISQYQFRHLKYAHPDGVIDPTGKTFNSLIEEAVKVPVKAFPSMRIPTFLNAFGNNQGDAVQATVNVYLDRMRAMIEAEKRNRQLMLQATCDGGMTLSETDFQNAATQLGNGISVNIIKAFATVESGGRSGFGPAKLPVIAFEGHLFRKYTKHIYDQAHPLLSYPYKKKAGPQWQTNNKDQAKAWETMATAFALDQEAALMSASWGMFQIMGFNYASCGYKTVFEFSAALKVNAGHQLKAFLGFCSKSPALMKAMKSKDFTGMARNYNGEDYGNYDVLMQKAYEKLEGKK encoded by the coding sequence ATGAAAAGCCTGCAAGGGTTGCCCCGTCTTATCAGTGCTTCGGTAGGCGCGCCCGGTAAAGCCCGCAACTTGCCCGCCGATGTGCAGTGCATCCAGTATTTATTCAATCTGATCATTCCCAAGCTGGGTTTTCCGCTGGCCGAAAACGGCAAGTGCGACGGCCAGTTGGTGCAGTGCATCAGCCAGTACCAGTTTCGCCATCTCAAATACGCCCACCCCGATGGCGTGATCGACCCTACCGGTAAAACCTTCAACAGCTTGATCGAGGAGGCGGTGAAGGTGCCGGTCAAAGCCTTCCCGAGCATGCGCATACCGACCTTCCTGAATGCGTTCGGCAACAATCAGGGGGATGCGGTGCAGGCCACGGTCAATGTCTACCTGGACCGCATGCGGGCGATGATCGAGGCCGAGAAGCGCAACCGCCAATTGATGCTCCAGGCCACGTGCGATGGGGGCATGACCCTGAGCGAGACCGACTTCCAGAATGCCGCCACACAGTTGGGTAATGGCATTTCGGTGAATATCATCAAGGCGTTTGCCACCGTGGAATCCGGAGGGCGTTCCGGCTTCGGGCCGGCCAAGTTGCCGGTGATCGCGTTCGAGGGGCACCTGTTTCGCAAGTACACCAAACACATTTACGACCAGGCGCACCCGCTGCTGTCGTACCCCTACAAGAAAAAGGCCGGGCCGCAGTGGCAGACCAATAACAAGGACCAGGCCAAGGCCTGGGAAACCATGGCCACTGCCTTTGCCCTGGATCAGGAAGCCGCGTTGATGTCGGCGTCGTGGGGCATGTTTCAGATCATGGGGTTCAACTACGCCTCCTGCGGTTACAAGACAGTGTTTGAATTCTCTGCGGCATTAAAAGTGAATGCCGGTCATCAACTAAAGGCATTCCTCGGATTTTGCAGCAAGAGCCCGGCGTTGATGAAAGCCATGAAAAGCAAGGATTTTACCGGCATGGCCCGTAACTATAACGGCGAGGACTACGGCAACTATGACGTCCTTATGCAAAAAGCCTACGAGAAACTTGAAGGGAAAAAATAA
- a CDS encoding zinc-binding metallopeptidase family protein, translating to MFRYFEQLSSRIAAPFVAGTSRDSKVWECRCGQSLFFRNSQCLACQALLGYQPQQSRLASLQPGPVEGTWLQDGNLDAGAFRRCANLDTPAACNWLIPAHSTAPLCVACSLNRTIPDLSIAENPERWRKVETAKRRLVAQLISLGLKVVPKTADEDSGLAFDFVGIDLEGNAPMTGHANGLITLDIKEADDAHREKVRVQMREPYRTLLGHFRHEVGHYYWDRLIANTHWLEPFRSLFGDERASYADALDYHYQNGPRPDWQQTCVSAYATMHPWEDWAETWAHYLHMMDAVDTALGFGMSAREMDLDYQPFPLSTLYDPEHPGGAAFLSFVNAWIELAGMLNELSRSMGQPDFYPFVLPPAVIAKLHFIHLVIQEEGGRADEVVLAQ from the coding sequence ATGTTCCGCTACTTCGAGCAACTCAGTTCGCGCATTGCTGCACCCTTCGTAGCCGGTACGTCTCGTGACAGCAAGGTATGGGAGTGCCGCTGCGGCCAATCCCTGTTCTTTCGCAACAGCCAATGCCTGGCCTGCCAGGCATTGCTGGGCTATCAACCGCAACAAAGCCGGCTTGCTTCCCTGCAGCCCGGCCCGGTCGAAGGCACCTGGCTGCAAGATGGCAACCTCGACGCTGGTGCCTTCCGTCGCTGCGCCAACCTCGACACACCGGCCGCTTGCAACTGGCTGATCCCAGCGCACAGCACCGCGCCGCTGTGCGTGGCGTGCAGCCTCAACCGCACCATCCCCGACCTGTCGATCGCGGAAAACCCTGAGCGCTGGCGCAAAGTCGAAACCGCCAAGCGCCGGCTGGTCGCGCAATTGATCAGCCTCGGCCTTAAAGTGGTGCCCAAGACCGCTGATGAAGACAGCGGCCTGGCCTTTGACTTCGTCGGTATCGACCTGGAAGGCAATGCGCCGATGACGGGCCATGCGAACGGCTTGATCACCCTCGACATCAAGGAAGCCGACGACGCCCACCGTGAGAAGGTTCGCGTACAGATGCGCGAACCCTACCGCACGCTGCTCGGTCACTTTCGCCATGAGGTCGGCCATTACTACTGGGATCGCCTGATCGCCAATACCCACTGGCTTGAACCGTTTCGCAGCCTGTTCGGCGACGAACGCGCCAGTTACGCCGATGCACTCGACTACCACTACCAGAACGGCCCACGCCCTGACTGGCAGCAAACCTGCGTCAGCGCCTACGCCACCATGCACCCCTGGGAAGACTGGGCCGAAACCTGGGCCCACTACCTGCACATGATGGATGCTGTCGACACCGCCCTCGGCTTTGGCATGAGCGCCCGCGAGATGGACCTGGATTACCAGCCATTCCCCCTCAGCACGCTCTACGATCCTGAGCATCCCGGCGGCGCGGCGTTCCTGTCGTTCGTCAACGCCTGGATCGAGCTGGCCGGCATGCTCAACGAACTGTCACGCAGCATGGGCCAGCCGGATTTCTATCCCTTCGTGCTGCCACCGGCGGTGATCGCCAAGCTGCACTTCATTCACCTGGTGATCCAGGAAGAGGGTGGCCGGGCGGATGAGGTGGTCTTGGCACAATGA
- the ligA gene encoding NAD-dependent DNA ligase LigA, translating into MTAAHTRILELRAELDQHNYRYHVLDEPSIPDAEYDRLFHELKALEAEHPDLVTRDSPTQRVGSAALSAFTQVRHEIPMLSLGNVFDETTLLEFDRRVTEGLDLPVGDLFGGGAAVEYSCEPKLDGLAVSLLYQDGELVRGATRGDGTTGEDISVNVRTVRNIPLKLHGSGWPATLEVRGEVFMSKAGFERLNASQLEVGGKTFANPRNAAAGSLRQLDSKITASRPLEFCCYGIGQVTADISDTHIGNLKQLQKWGMPISHELKLAKGIQACLEYYRDIGERRSSLGYEIDGVVFKVNSIASQRELGFRAREPRWAIAHKFPAMEELTELLDVEFQVGRTGAVTPVARLKPVKVAGVTVSNATLHNMDEVARLGLMIGDTVIIRRAGDVIPQVVSVVPERRPENARAVQIPETCPVCGSHVERTQLVKRSKGKETVTEGAVYRCVGRLACAAQLKQAIIHFVSRRAMDIDGLGDKTIEQLVDEKLIGSPADLYKLKYEQIIDLEGFADISSKKLITAIENSKTPTLARFIYALGIPDVGEETAKVLARSLASLARVQKALPEVLTYLPDVGLEVAHEIHSFFEDGHNQDVIGALLSPQECALQLQEEGELSAEFAASTTLGGLLDKLHVPSVGPGAAQKLADKFVTLEGVIKADWLDMRQALPEKQAKAVRDFFDNQDNVNRALAIEQQLKDFGMHWLSEKKVVEGLPEAGHTWVLTGSLELMSRDVAKDKLESLGAKVAGSVSAKTHCVVAGPGAGSKLAKANELGVKVLDEDAFVAFLAKHAIKVD; encoded by the coding sequence ATGACCGCCGCCCACACCCGCATTCTCGAACTGCGCGCTGAACTGGATCAGCACAACTACCGTTACCACGTCCTCGACGAGCCGAGCATTCCGGACGCCGAGTACGACCGGCTGTTCCACGAGCTCAAGGCCCTGGAAGCCGAGCATCCGGACCTGGTAACGCGCGATTCGCCGACGCAGCGGGTCGGCAGTGCGGCGTTGTCGGCGTTCACCCAGGTACGGCACGAAATTCCGATGCTCAGCCTCGGTAACGTCTTTGATGAAACCACCCTGCTCGAATTCGATCGCCGGGTGACCGAAGGCCTCGACCTGCCGGTGGGGGACTTGTTCGGTGGCGGTGCAGCGGTGGAATACAGCTGCGAACCGAAGCTGGACGGCCTGGCGGTGAGCCTGCTGTATCAGGACGGCGAACTGGTACGCGGCGCCACCCGGGGTGACGGCACCACCGGTGAGGACATCAGCGTCAACGTGCGCACCGTGCGCAATATTCCGTTGAAACTGCACGGCAGCGGCTGGCCGGCAACCCTGGAAGTGCGTGGCGAAGTGTTCATGTCCAAGGCCGGTTTCGAACGGCTCAATGCCTCGCAACTGGAAGTCGGCGGCAAGACTTTCGCCAACCCGCGCAATGCCGCGGCCGGCAGCCTGCGCCAACTGGATTCGAAGATCACCGCCAGTCGCCCGTTGGAGTTCTGCTGCTATGGCATTGGCCAGGTAACCGCCGACATCAGCGATACCCATATCGGCAACCTGAAGCAGTTGCAGAAATGGGGCATGCCCATCAGCCACGAACTGAAGCTGGCCAAGGGCATCCAGGCATGTCTGGAGTACTACCGCGATATTGGCGAGCGGCGCAGCAGCCTCGGCTATGAGATCGATGGCGTGGTATTCAAGGTCAACAGCATTGCCTCCCAGCGTGAACTGGGCTTTCGCGCCCGCGAGCCGCGCTGGGCCATCGCGCATAAATTCCCGGCCATGGAAGAGCTGACTGAACTGCTCGACGTGGAATTCCAGGTCGGCCGCACCGGCGCCGTCACCCCCGTGGCGCGGCTCAAGCCGGTCAAGGTCGCGGGTGTGACCGTGTCCAACGCCACCTTGCACAACATGGACGAAGTCGCGCGCCTGGGCCTGATGATCGGCGACACCGTGATCATCCGCCGCGCCGGTGATGTGATCCCTCAGGTGGTGTCCGTGGTGCCCGAGCGCCGTCCGGAAAATGCCCGTGCCGTGCAGATCCCCGAAACCTGCCCGGTGTGCGGCTCCCATGTGGAGCGCACGCAACTGGTCAAACGCAGCAAGGGCAAGGAAACCGTCACCGAAGGCGCGGTGTACCGCTGCGTCGGCCGCCTGGCCTGTGCCGCACAGCTCAAGCAAGCGATCATCCATTTTGTCTCGCGCCGCGCCATGGACATCGACGGCCTGGGTGACAAGACCATCGAGCAACTGGTGGATGAAAAGCTCATCGGCTCACCCGCTGATCTCTATAAGCTCAAGTACGAGCAGATCATCGACCTGGAAGGCTTTGCCGACATCTCCAGCAAGAAGCTGATCACCGCCATCGAGAACAGCAAGACCCCGACCCTGGCGCGGTTTATCTATGCCCTGGGCATCCCCGACGTGGGCGAGGAGACCGCCAAGGTGCTGGCGCGCTCCCTGGCTTCGCTGGCGCGCGTGCAGAAGGCCTTGCCGGAAGTGCTCACGTACTTGCCGGACGTTGGCCTGGAAGTCGCGCACGAGATCCACAGCTTCTTCGAGGACGGCCACAACCAGGACGTGATCGGCGCACTGTTGTCGCCGCAGGAATGCGCGCTGCAATTGCAGGAGGAGGGCGAGCTGAGCGCCGAATTCGCCGCCAGCACTACCCTGGGTGGTTTGCTCGACAAGCTGCACGTGCCGAGCGTCGGCCCTGGCGCTGCGCAGAAACTCGCGGACAAGTTCGTCACCCTCGAAGGTGTGATCAAGGCCGACTGGCTGGATATGCGCCAGGCCCTGCCCGAGAAGCAGGCCAAGGCCGTACGCGACTTTTTTGATAACCAAGACAACGTCAACCGCGCCCTGGCCATTGAGCAGCAGCTCAAGGACTTCGGCATGCACTGGCTGAGCGAGAAGAAAGTCGTCGAAGGGTTGCCCGAAGCTGGGCACACCTGGGTGCTCACCGGCTCCCTGGAGCTGATGAGCCGTGACGTGGCCAAGGACAAGCTCGAAAGCCTCGGCGCCAAGGTGGCCGGTTCCGTCTCGGCGAAGACCCACTGCGTGGTGGCCGGGCCGGGCGCGGGTTCCAAACTGGCCAAGGCCAATGAACTAGGCGTGAAGGTGTTGGACGAAGACGCCTTCGTCGCCTTCCTCGCCAAGCACGCTATCAAGGTCGATTGA
- the zipA gene encoding cell division protein ZipA: MEIGLREWLIVIGIIVIAGILFDGWRRMRGGKGKLKFRLDRNLSNLPDDDGSAELLGPPRVLDTHKEPQLDEHDLPSMSAPVREAREPSSKRGKRANAAVAEPHQGDLNLDVDEGPSFSSRDDDFPDENLGKTASRQSVNDQPAAEEVLVISVICRDAAGFKGPALLQNILESGLRFGEMDIFHRHESMAGNGEVLFSMANAVKPGTFDLDDIDLFSTPAVSFFLGLPGPRHPKQAFDVMVAAARKLSQELNGELKDDQRSVLTAQTIEHYRQRIVEFERRALTQKR, translated from the coding sequence ATGGAAATCGGTCTGCGCGAGTGGCTGATCGTCATCGGCATTATTGTCATTGCCGGTATTCTTTTTGATGGCTGGCGCCGGATGCGCGGTGGCAAGGGCAAGCTCAAATTCCGTCTGGACCGTAACCTGTCCAACTTGCCCGACGACGACGGCAGCGCCGAGCTGCTGGGGCCGCCCCGTGTGCTGGATACCCATAAAGAGCCACAACTGGACGAGCACGACTTGCCCTCGATGAGCGCACCCGTGCGTGAAGCCCGCGAGCCGTCCTCCAAGCGTGGCAAGCGCGCCAATGCCGCCGTGGCCGAGCCGCATCAGGGTGACCTGAACCTTGACGTCGACGAAGGCCCGAGCTTCAGCAGCCGCGATGATGATTTCCCGGATGAAAACTTGGGTAAAACGGCGTCGCGCCAATCGGTGAACGACCAGCCGGCTGCCGAAGAAGTGCTGGTGATCAGCGTGATCTGCCGCGACGCCGCTGGCTTCAAAGGCCCGGCCTTGCTGCAGAACATCCTCGAAAGCGGCCTGCGTTTTGGCGAGATGGATATTTTCCACCGTCACGAGAGCATGGCCGGTAACGGTGAAGTGCTGTTCTCCATGGCCAACGCCGTCAAGCCGGGCACGTTTGATCTGGACGATATCGACCTGTTCAGCACCCCGGCCGTGAGCTTCTTCCTTGGTTTGCCAGGCCCGCGTCACCCGAAACAAGCGTTCGACGTGATGGTGGCCGCGGCCCGCAAGCTGTCCCAGGAACTCAATGGCGAGCTCAAGGACGACCAGCGTAGCGTCCTCACCGCGCAAACCATCGAACATTACCGTCAGCGCATCGTCGAGTTCGAGCGTCGCGCCCTGACACAGAAACGCTGA